aagaagcagggagaccaaCGAGAAAGCTGGATTATCGTAGTCCAGCAGGTGCCAGTGGCTAGGACCAGGATGGTTAacagaaaagatggagaaaagcagATTCAGGACATAATCTGGAGTAGAACCAAAAGAATTTTCTGATGGAGTGGATGGCAATAGTGCCAGTGGGCCGGAAGGATTAACAAAAAAGGGAGTAACGAGAGAGAACTCCAAGGTTGTGCCTTGTTCAAAGGGATGTCTAGGGGAGGCCCCCATCACAGGGACCAAGGGCAAGACAGGGATTTCGGATGGATAAATTTTGCCAAGACGCAAGTCGTCCTAGAGCctcatttcccttctcccacaccCAAGCATTCTCAAATCCAAGAAGCTGAACTTGTAAATGCCTCACCTCTTACCAACTCTATCCCTTCAACTTCAGACCCACCGCCTCCGTCTGGATCCAATTCTGTCTCTTGCCGGGACTTTCCCAACAGCCTTCTATAGCTATGAATGAACTAGCAAAAAGCACTTACTACCCACGCGTACCTCTCTCCCACTAGCCATCCTTGACGGCAGAGATGACGCCCTATTCGTATTCATCCCCGGTGCTAGTGCTGTGCTGGGCCCACAGTGGGCACTCAAATATTTGATGAACTGAAAAGAGGTCTCCTCAGATAGAATACAACCTCCTTGCAGAGAGGAGTCCTATCTTGGAATTCTAGCATTCCTCTACACAACTTAAAGAACCAGCTGCCAAATGTATAATCAAGTTCCAGCAACTTCGCCTTCCCAAGGGacgggtttctttctttttcatttagtttcaAAGTACTGAGTCCCATATTTACCTGGTAGTTAAGAAACGAGATTGGCCAACAGACAACGTATATTATTACTCTTTTCCACTTTTCTTCCAAATCTAGGGACTTTATATGTGCATACGTTAACAACATCTTTGTAAGGAGGCCAAGAGAGAGGATTATTCTccattttacaagaaaaaaaactgaggcacCAAAGGAAATCCCTAAATTCCATTTTGATGGAATTCGGAGCTTCGCCTGGATTAAGACTGGTCCTTCCCTGACACAATCCCACAGTTCTGTAATTGGAGGGTATCCCAGGCTCCCACCCCTGCAAAACTGCTGGTTAGTACTCAGGGGTTCCCTAGGTTTTGCCTCCACAACTGCAAACTCCTTTGGGTACCAGGGTGTGTTGCCCCAAGGTCAAAGGCCATGTCCTCTCTCTCCAACTGTCCATTTCCCTCAGCACCTGGTGAAGACAGATTCCATCCCTTCGGcccaggagaaagagaagcacCTTGGTCATTAGACCGGGAAGTCAAGTAAGGCCAGGAGTCACAACCAGCAAGAAGAGAGAGATTAAAATAGGCAAGAAGAGTTTcaatggggaaaaggagagaggagccGCCACTGAAAATCCAAATACTCCTTTCAAGAGGCTTCCAGCTGAGGAGTACCTGGGAGGAGGAAGTGGCAGCTGCGGCGCAGGCCAGATCCTTCCTGCCACACCCGCCCAGAGTCATTTCTTCAAGGCGCCCAGGCTTCTCAGAGCCTCCTGGGCCTGGGTCAGCTGCTGCTGCAGCCTCTGGCGGGTGCTCTCGTTGGAGGCCCGCTTCAGGAGGCCCTGCATTTCTTCTACCACCGCCCGATGGCCAGGGGTGTTATGGAAAAGCCGCACTGCCCGGTCCCCACAGGAGGCCAGAAGCCGGCCAGTGATGTCAAAGGACAAGTCAGTGATACACTCCCCATGGACCTGCTCAAAGCACTCCTCCTTCTCACCCCGCCGGGTGTTGTAGAGATGAATACTGCTGCCACTGGCCAAGGCCAAGACCTGGGCGTCAGGGGAGAGAGCCAGGCGGCACGGCATGGTGCTCGCCTCTTCAAAGCAGCCTGTCCTCAGCAAGTAGGGATCCTGCTGCTTCTTGTACTCCACATCTGTGTCCCACAGTTTCCACGTCCCGTCCTTGGAGACCGAGGCCATCCTGCAGCATGGAAAATCACGGCTCGAGCCCCAGTGCACTCTGGAGGGGAGGGCACTGGGACAGCATTAGGGGCTCCAGCTAGGAAGCCAAGTGCACGGCTAGGTCTACTTCCTGCTGAGGGCTGGGCACTCTACCCACTTCAGAGCTGCTGCAGAGATAGGCAAAAAAAAGGCCCTGGTTGCCAACAGGGGCTGGGAGCCGCTGGTAAGACATCAGAGAGGATTCACTCACCTGCGGGAGTCATTGGAGAAAGCGAAGAAGTGGACGGTGGCCGAGTGACCCTTCAGTTCAAAGGCTCGCACAACCTCCTGGAAGTCCCCTTTCTTCCCAAAGCAGACTTCCCAAACTTTGACATCCGGGGTGAAGCCACACGAGGCCACAAACCTGTCACACAACCAGATTCCTTTACAACTTCATCTTGAGGGCATTTCATTTCTGCCAACCTGCTAAACCTCATTCCTGAGAAAGTTCATCATCTTCTACCTCAATAAcactgtgcttttaaaaatatgacctcGGTCCATCCTCATGGCCAGGCTAGAAGATACGTGGTACCCCCACTGCGCATGATTCCATCCGGTCTGCTCCTTCCACTATCTGAAGcgggctctctgctctgttcCTGGCCATGCCTTCTGCCCATCCCAGATGCCAagtccctccctcctcacctgctACAAGGGGATATAGCAGCATGGGTATTGTTCATCTGGTTAGTGTTGATGGTAGACAGCACATGACCTTTCAGATTCCAGATGAGGATAGTTGTGTCACTGGAAGCAGTCATGATGAACTTCCCTGAGAGGGCAGGAGGGTGACATGAGCCAAGGTCAAGGCCCTGACCACATGTCATCCTCTACGCAGACACTTACGAAGGTCTCGCTGTCCCAAGTATCCATGCTCCCCTCCTGGACCAAGGGTCACCACAGACTAGGATTTTGCTGAACGCTGTGGGTCTTACCTGCCTCCCCTGGGGACCTGCTGTGGCTCCCAGGACTCCAGGGGAACCCAGAGCCAGAGTCCCTTTGTCAAAAGTAGGGCTGAGCATAACTCTCAGGCAGCATTAACTCATTCGGCCAATAACTGGGGCTGTTCCCTCTAGTCTTAGGTAAGCTCCGTCCTCTGCAAGCCTCTTACCTGTGTCGGCAATGCCGATGTTGATGACGGATGCCTTGTGCTTTTTGGGAAAGTCCTCTGGGGTGGCCGTGAAGGTATAGCCTCCATCCTCTCGCTTGGTCATCTTGAAGACACGAAGGGTGTCTCCGTTGGCCAGCCAGACGATGAAGGCTCTAGAGACAAGTAGCAGACAAGGCACTCACTTGTTTGGACATGGAGGCCTGTGTGTGCCAGTTCCTATGCTAGGCTCTGAGGAAAATCATGGGCCTTCCTTCGTACCCCAGTCCGGCCCTGCAACTTAACCCCTTGGCTCAAAACCTCTTACTACTCCTCAGAAGGTAGGCCTCTCCCAGCTTTGGCTCTTTCAGTTTCTCTCTAGGGTTTGGAAAACCACGACAGCTCCCAAGACGAATCTGGAGCCAGGCTTTGGTACTTCCCAAGTAGGAACACACCTTCCCCTCTCTGCTTCCTTGCTGTGTAAAATGCACAGACCTCCAAGGAGCCCCGGGCGGTGCTCACGCTGTCCAGTTCTCTTTCTGCCACCCCCAGGGAGACCCAGGGTCCCCCCTCACCATCCCAAGTCAGGTATGGGAAGGACAGAAGCCTGGGCTTCTGCAGGCACAGCTGAGGCTCCATCTTGTCGCACCTGCAGTCAGGGCTGAAGCGCACCAGGGTGGCGTGGTCCAGCTCCACGTTGGCTCTCATGCTGCGGTGCTCCCGCTGCAGGAAGTCCTTGGTGCTCCAGATGCGGACGGTGCGATCATCTGCACAGGTGGCCAGGTACTTGCCATTGCTGCTAAAGTCCATGCAAGATATGTTCCCACTGTGGCTCTAAGGGAAGGGTTGCAGGAAGTATGAACAGGGACCCCTTGGGTAGACGGAGTCTGTTGCCTGGATTAACAGCAAGCTGCTGATGGGGTATGATGAGAAAGGACAGGATGGGGCAGCCCCCACTGATTTTGGTCAGAGGCAGCAGGGTCTGTCGTGTGCACAgaacactaaaaaggagaagtctGTGGGGGGGTGAGTCTTTGTATATGTGTGCTGAGCATGGGTACCCATGTACCTTCAGTGCTGCAGCCAGGAGGCGGTGAGTAAAGTTGTGTTGTTGTGGCTTCTCCTTGTGAACTCGCTGATGCTGTTTCTGCTTCTTGgatctcaaggacttgtcaagtGGAAGTCCATTTGCCTTCTGGCCTGTGAGGAAGGGCCGTGTCATCTATCCATCCGCTCACTAAGCATTTCTGACCGCCTATAATTGGCCAGGAATCGAGGGAGCATCAAGAGATGACCAGATAGGCCCTGGGCTCGAGGAGAGAGAGTGATGGGAGTAAAAAcagggctttggaatcagactggGTTTGGATTGTAGCTCTACCACGAGGGCTCTTGAGGAGACTGCTTGCTGTCAGTCCACATAGCACCTCAATGCAAGTTAGAAAAGGAGCCCTCTCTGCAAGAACAGCTCAGTGGGTACACAGCACAGCCAACAAGGGGCAGATCCTTGGCCACACATCCCTAGGTAGGAAATAATGTGCACAACCAAACCTGGTGGTCCTGggcttgggcaagttatttaattgctctgggctttggtttcctTAAAGAGAAGTTGTGAGAATTGGACAATATACacaaaaaagagaagcagagtaCCCAAGACGAGTATTAAAGGCTCAGAGGACTCCCAGAAGGAACTCAAGGATGAGAGGTAGTCAGTACCTGTTGAGGGAGTACCTGTCCTGTGCCAGAAATGGTGCCAGTCACTTTTGTATAAAATAGCTaatttaggggcagctgggtggcacagtcggttgagcactcAACTCTTGAGATGAGCTCAGGTCatatgatcttacggtttgtgagttcgagccccgcagagGCCCCGCGTCTGGGTCCGAGacgacagtggggagcctgcttaggattctttctctctgctcttcccctgctggagcgctctctctctcaaaataaacttaaaaaaaaaaatagctaatcTAATTGAGAATCAGATCAGTTGCAAAGTGGGCGTGTGTTAGATTACTGCAGATGCTCCTTAATtcgtacagaaaaaaaaaaactcccgaGGCTCCTATACAGAGACCACCACGACCCGCCCTCTCCAGCCTTGTCCCGCAAGCGTCCTCCTCCCCTCGCCCGAAGGGCATACCAAATGCCGTTTCAGAACTCCTTGCCTTCATGCATGTAACCTTTGCCAGCAGtactcttcctccctccttggcCAAACTCTGACCGTGTATCCTTCAAGACCCCACACCACGTGTTTCCTACTCTCAGCGAAGATTTTCTTGACCCCTCCCCACCGAAAAAGCAGGGCTGACCACTCCCACCCTTG
This window of the Neofelis nebulosa isolate mNeoNeb1 chromosome 18, mNeoNeb1.pri, whole genome shotgun sequence genome carries:
- the TBL2 gene encoding transducin beta-like protein 2 isoform X5, with the translated sequence MDFSSNGKYLATCADDRTVRIWSTKDFLQREHRSMRANVELDHATLVRFSPDCRAFIVWLANGDTLRVFKMTKREDGGYTFTATPEDFPKKHKASVINIGIADTGKFIMTASSDTTILIWNLKGHVLSTINTNQMNNTHAAISPCSRFVASCGFTPDVKVWEVCFGKKGDFQEVVRAFELKGHSATVHFFAFSNDSRRMASVSKDGTWKLWDTDVEYKKQQDPYLLRTGCFEEASTMPCRLALSPDAQVLALASGSSIHLYNTRRGEKEECFEQVHGECITDLSFDITGRLLASCGDRAVRLFHNTPGHRAVVEEMQGLLKRASNESTRQRLQQQLTQAQEALRSLGALKK
- the TBL2 gene encoding transducin beta-like protein 2 isoform X3, whose amino-acid sequence is MELPQLPELMGLSLLLGLLALMATAAVARGWLRAEEETSSRSAGQKANGLPLDKSLRSKKQKQHQRVHKEKPQQHNFTHRLLAAALKSHSGNISCMDFSSNGKYLATCADDRTVRIWSTKDFLQREHRSMRANVELDHATLVRFSPDCRAFIVWLANGDTLRVFKMTKREDGGYTFTATPEDFPKKHKASVINIGIADTGKFIMTASSDTTILIWNLKGHVLSTINTNQMNNTHAAISPCSRFVASCGFTPDVKVWEVCFGKKGDFQEVVRAFELKGHSATVHFFAFSNDSRRMASVSKDGTWKLWDTDVEYKKQQDPYLLRTGCFEEASTMPCRLALSPDAQVLALASGSSIHLYNTRRGEWKSQQRLEKKTEQAHSERQVENRADPGSGGW
- the TBL2 gene encoding transducin beta-like protein 2 isoform X1 — its product is MELPQLPELMGLSLLLGLLALMATAAVARGWLRAEEETSSRSAGQKANGLPLDKSLRSKKQKQHQRVHKEKPQQHNFTHRLLAAALKSHSGNISCMDFSSNGKYLATCADDRTVRIWSTKDFLQREHRSMRANVELDHATLVRFSPDCRAFIVWLANGDTLRVFKMTKREDGGYTFTATPEDFPKKHKASVINIGIADTGKFIMTASSDTTILIWNLKGHVLSTINTNQMNNTHAAISPCSRFVASCGFTPDVKVWEVCFGKKGDFQEVVRAFELKGHSATVHFFAFSNDSRRMASVSKDGTWKLWDTDVEYKKQQDPYLLRTGCFEEASTMPCRLALSPDAQVLALASGSSIHLYNTRRGEKEECFEQVHGECITDLSFDITGRLLASCGDRAVRLFHNTPGHRAVVEEMQGLLKRASNESTRQRLQQQLTQAQEALRSLGALKK
- the TBL2 gene encoding transducin beta-like protein 2 isoform X4; the encoded protein is MELPQLPELMGLSLLLGLLALMATAAVARGWLRAEEETSSRSAGQKANGLPLDKSLRSKKQKQHQRVHKEKPQQHNFTHRLLAAALKSHSGNISCMDFSSNGKYLATCADDRTVRIWSTKDFLQREHRSMRANVELDHATLVRFSPDCRAFIVWLANGDTLRVFKMTKREDGGYTFTATPEDFPKKHKASVINIGIADTGKFIMTASSDTTILIWNLKGHVLSTINTNQMNNTHAAISPCSRFVASCGFTPDVKVWEVCFGKKGDFQEVVRAFELKGHSATVHFFAFSNDSRRMASVSKDGTWKLWDTDVEYKKQQDPYLLRTGCFEEASTMPCRLALSPDAQVLALASGSSIHLYNTRRGIAS
- the TBL2 gene encoding transducin beta-like protein 2 isoform X2 yields the protein MELPQLPELMGLSLLLGLLALMATAAVARGWLRAEEETSSRSAGQKANGLPLDKSLRSKKQKQHQRVHKEKPQQHNFTHRLLAAALKSHSGNISCMDFSSNGKYLATCADDRTVRIWSTKDFLQREHRSMRANVELDHATLVRFSPDCRAFIVWLANGDTLRVFKMTKREDGGYTFTATPEDFPKKHKASVINIGIADTGKFIMTASSDTTILIWNLKGHVLSTINTNQMNNTHAAISPCSRFVASCGFTPDVKVWEVCFGKKGDFQEVVRAFELKGHSATVHFFAFSNDSRRMASVSKDGTWKLWDTDVEYKKQQDPYLLRTGCFEEASTMPCRLALSPDAQVLALASGSSIHLYNTRRGTCGLMTGSPVSPLSSSRYPREQLQAGYPCGSLFHLDHSSITSQDRANGKEAMWGAEHPSFL